Below is a genomic region from Roseofilum reptotaenium CS-1145.
GGGTAAGGGTCGTAACATGAGCAGAACTCGGTTCACCACTAAAAAAGCTGATTTCCCCCAATACAGTAGGAGCTTGGAGGGTCGATAGGAGGTGTTCCCCTTTGGCAGTCTCTAGGGAAACCTGAACTTCTCCTTCGAGAAGAAAAATAATTTGCCGACAGAGAACATTTTGTTTTAAAATTCGCTTGCCTGCGGCGATCGTTCCCTGTTTGCCCACTTTGAGGAAGTCTTTAACTTGTGTTGCTTTCAGGTGATTAAAAGCTTGAAACTCTTGATACTTCATGGCACTCAGCTCTCGGTCTATCCTAACGCTGGTTTTATTATGCACTCTCTCTTAGTTCCTTTACTCAGAGAAATTGAAGATAAACAATGTTCAGATAAACCCAACTCTGGGCATCAAGTCTCAGTCCCAGTTTTTCAATGGTTAATCATTAATAATTAATAGTTAATTCCTATGACTCATTCTACAGATATTGCCACCTTTGCCCGCTGGATGGCCGCAGACTTCAGTAATCAAGAGCAAGCCTTTGAAAATCCACCCTTTTTTGCTCATATTCGGGTTTGTATGCGTCCGCTTCCCTTCAATCTGATGGGCAATATTAGTTTATATCTAGAGCAAGCTTATCATCTAGATGTCACTCAACCCTATCGTACCCGCGTCCTCAACTTTGTTCTCAAGGATAATCAAATTGAGGTCGAAAATCATAAAGTTTTGCATGAAGAAGAATTCTACGGTGCATCTCGTCATCCCGAACGTCTCCAAAACCTGACCGCAGACCGAATCGAAAAATTGCCGGGATGCACCTTCCAAGTCGGATGGACAGGCAAGAGTTTCAAAGCAAAAGTAGAACCGGGAAAAGGTTGCGTAGTTGTTCGTAATGGCAAAACTACTTATCTCGATAGTGAATTTGAAGTTAGTCCTTCTGGACTGATTAGTTTAGATCGCGGACGCGACCTAGAAACAGGTGAAAGGGTGTGGGGTTCGATTGCTGGTCCCTTCGAGTTTGTGCGCTGGGAAAACTTTGCCCACGAAGTCCAAAGTCAGTAGAGCCCTTCGTGCTGGACAATAGGCAATAGCTTGTATAGCTTAGGGTCTAAGGTTTCAAGTTGTACCTCATAGAAGAGAGAATCGCTATAGGAAAACCATTTTTCCTGTTAGCAAAGCTTGTGTGCGATCGCAATGACAACAGTTTATCAGTTTATCCGGCCCTAGTATTCAACTCGTTTAGGATTTCAATAATGCTACTTGCATCGCTGTCTCCAAAAACGCCATCTAGCCCCTGACTGTGCCAGTTGGTAAAGGGGACCTCATATAATAACCCTGGTGGCATTACGCCATTTTGGGTTAAATAATCGATAATATTCTCAATAAATCGAATCTGGTTCGCACTAAAATCATGGGTGTCTAAATACTTGCTGAATGCTTCTTTTGCTGCCTTTCTATCTAAGCCGACGATTTGCCTGACCAATCGCTTTAAACTCATCTTTTCTCCATAAACTTCCTCAAACTTATCGCGGTTTTCGATAGCATCGCTTGAGAATAACATCTTTTCGAGTTCCGTTAAATCTTCATTGGTTAAGGGTAAATTGCGCTTTAATTTGGCAACGGCTACATGATTTTCGTTGTTGCGGATGTAGGTTTCTACTTTTTTGCGATACTGTTCGCGACTGAAGGCTGGGGTGGCAGTGGGAACCTCCGCGTCGCGTAATTCTCCCAGTTCGTCAGTGAAGTCTGTATAAACGATTTCTTGGGTGGAGCGGTCAACGAATTTGAGTAGCTCTCGGAGGTCGCGGTGGAGACTTTCGATACTCTCGGGAGTCGCGTCACGCCACCATTCCTCTTGCTGCATCTCGGTAATTAATTCGAGTTTTTGCGCCACCATGGGGATGTTGGCTTTTTGCTCTAAGTTGTTGCCGAAATCTCTCACCTTATCCCTCAACAGTTCAAAGTCGCGGGTTTGGTTCAAAATCGCTAACTGCAACTTGACACAAAGGAGGTCAAACCTTTTGGTTAAGTGGTTCTCTGCGGGCAGACTGTCGGGCAAACTGGCTAAAGATTGGGAGATCGCCTCTCGGTCATCTTCTGTTAAGTGGTTCCACCGCGATCGCTGGCTAAATTCTTCTACTTTTTCCAAGTGGGGGCGCACTAAAAAGTTATCCTTGGGCATTGAGGCAACTTTTTGGTGGAGTTGGTTGAATAAACTGTCTTGGAGGGCGCTGGTAACGGACTGACTCAGTTCTAACCGCTTTTTGAACAGGTGGGCGCTGAGACTTTCGGTTATTTTGGCATTACTTGCGGCAATGTCTTGGCTAAAATAGTCGAAGTTACCGCACAAATCGAACACTAAAAACTCTTGTTTGTCAAGACCAGGGCCGAATAATTCCGGGCACAAGCGAGTGCCACGCCCGATCATCTGGTTGAACTTGATGCGGGAATAGACAGGTTTGAAAAAAACGAGGTTGACAATTTCGGGCACATCTACCCCGGTGTCTAGCATATCAACAGATACGGCGATGGTTGGCTGTTTATCGGGTTCGCTAAAGTCGTCCAGGAGGTTTTGAGCGTAGGGGTTTTTACTGTCGATGACTTGGCAAAATTCCCCTTTGTAGTGGGGATAGTTGAAGTTGAAACGTGCGGCGATAAATTCGGCGTGTTGGTGGTTGCGGGCGAAGATGATGGTTTTGCCGAGGCGATCGCCCCCTTCTGTTTTTAATCCTTTCTCCATCAACAGTTTTAAGGTTTTGTCAACCGTGTCTTGATTGAACAGCCATGTGTTGAGGGCGGTAGCGTTGACTTTATCGGGTATTTCTCCAGTGTCTTCGTCGCCGAATTTTTCTTCATATTCCTTCTGTTCCTCTGGGGAGAGGTCTGCGTACTTGATACCCGATCGCATAAATTTAAACGGTACGTCGATGCCTTTGGGGGGAACCAGATGGCCGTCTTTGATGGCATTGGCGAGTTCGTAGGCAAAGGTTGGCAGTCCTGGCTCTAGGTCGAAAACTTGATAGGTGTCTCGTTCCACTTCGTCGCGGGGGGTAGCGGTTAAGCCGAGCAGCAGGGAGTCGAAATAGGTGAAGATTTGCCGATATTTACGATAAATGGAGCGATGGGCTTCGTCAACGATTACCAGGTCGAAATATCCAGGGCCGAAACTGCGTTGCTCTCCTTCGGTTTGGTTGATACGGTTGCTGATGGTGGGATAGGTGGACAAAACGAGGTTGGCGGTTTCTGGGTCTTCGTTTTTGATGAGGTTGGCAGTAATGGGGTTGGGCAAGTGTTTTTTAAAAGCTCTCTGGGCTTGGTTGAGGAGAGCGGTGCGGTCTGCTAAAAATAGCACTCGTTTAATCCAACTGGCACGGGTGAGAACATCGACAAGGGCGATCGCCGTTCGGGTTTTGCCGGTTCCCGTTGCCATCACTAACAGGGCTTTGCGCTGGCGGCTGTCGAATCTTTGCCCGATGCGGCGGATGGCTTCTTTTTGGTAGCACCGGTTAACGATGTTGGAGTCGGGGGTTAAGCCGTCGAGGGGTTGGCTGTGGGTGCGGCGGAAAATGAGGCGATCGAGTTCGTCTTTTTTGAGAAATCCCTGGATGGGGCGCGGGGGATAGGTGCGATCGTCCCAAATCCAATGCTCGTAACCGTTGCTATAGAAGATGATGGGGCGCTGGTTATATTCGTTTTCGAGGCAGTCGGCATAGAGTTTAGCTTGATGTTGCCCTTCCTGGGGGCTTTTGCGGCTGCGTTTGGCTTCTACGATGGCCAGGGGTTTACCGTTGTCTCCCCAATAGACGTAATCGACTCTGCCCTGCCCGCTCTCGTTTGGCATTCCTTGAACTCGGTACTCCGTTGACTCCGACAGATGTATCGGCCAACCGGCTTCCTTGAGCAAAACATCGATCAGGTAGGTGCGGGTATCCGCTTCGTTGTAGTCGTGGCGATCGCTCTTTTTTCGGTTCTCTTGTTTGAGTCGGGCGAGTTCGGCTTTGGCGGCTTCGAGTTCGGCAGCGGTTTGTTGTTGCCTGCTTTCGGCGAGGCGCTGCATTTCCTGGCTCTGGGAAAGATCGCTTTCGAGTTGTTGCACTTGCTCTAGGGTGAGGTCGCTCGTGGCAGCTTCGGGGATGAGGTCTGGGTTAAAGTTGAGAGCGGGGAGGTTTCTGCCGTCGGGGGTGTAGTAGCGAGTCAGCCAGTAGAGAAAGTGATAGAGTTCCTCGGCCAGGCGGCGGGCATCTTTGGAGGTCAGAGGAGTCGTATGGTGGGCGGCGGCGTTGCCAATTTTGAGGATAATGCGGATTTTGGGAAAGAGTCCGGGGGTGAGGTTGTCTTTAAAGGTTTGCTCGTGGATTAATGCCCCCAGGTTGTCGCTGTTGGGGGGTTGGAGGTAGGGGTCGTTTTGATAGAGCCAGATAACCGCTTGTTCTAGGGTATAGCGGGCGTAGAAGCAACTGGCGCGAGGAGCGCTGTTGATGAGTTGCTCGGTTTGGCTGGCGCTTTGGTGCAGTTGGGGGTAGTGGGTTTGGAGAAAGTCGAAGTTTGAGGTCATGAGTTTATGCAAGAAGTTGATAGAGTTCTGAGTTTTTGGCTAATACATACTTAGCCGCTTGGTTAAAATCGCCCTGAGATTCGTTGAACCATTGAGCAATTTTCGATTCTAGGATTTCCTCTGGTGTGGTATTCTGTTGACTGGCTATTTGTTTGATGTATTGGTATTGTTCTTCTGAGAGTTTTAATATTATTTGGTTCATGAGTTATTTCCTTTAGTTAGAGTTCGCCTTTGAAGGCTTTTTGGAGGAGGGAGTTAAAGAGGTTGTTAGATTGGTTAGAGTAAACAAGTAAGTTTTCCTGAGTACTAGTGACGCGCCTAAGAATACTTTCAAACTCGTCTTGAAGTCGTTTGGGTGGCAGTAGAACGGAGATACGCATAACCACATCTTGGCTAATGGTTGACATTGTGACCGTGTTGGCCATACTTATAAGTCGCTTGCGAGAAGCTGGCAGCCTAAGAAAGTAGTTTAAAAATATGCTGTTAATTTTTGACGGATCAGGGCTTATTCTAATAATGTGACACTCAAACAACGCTGAGTAGTCTTCTTTGTCAAAAACGTTATTATAACCAACACCCTCAAGCTTTAGAGATGAGCGGCAAAACAAAATGTCTCCTTTTTTTAGCCCAAATTTTCTTACTTCTTCATCAGTAGGATTAAGAGTTCTGCTACTGTTGCAGTCTATTGTATAACCGCTAAACAGCTCTTTTACCCAAATCACAGGCACTTTTCCACCATACTCCTGATTTTTCTTGAAAATTCCGTTACTAGGCCTGTCTCTAATAACTTTTTTGAGATTAATAATCTCCCACCCCATCGGATTAGTCACCGGGTTGCCGAACATCTCCAGGAAAGTAGAACGCAATAACTCATCGGTAAGAGCGATCGCCTCTTGTCTCTTCCGTCTTATCTCGTCCGCTTTGTCAAGTATTGCAGCTATTCGGCGCTGTTCCTCTATTGGTGGAAAAGAAATCAAAAACTCGGTTAGTGTTTGAGGACTAACACGAGGCAAATTGACACCAGTTGCTTTAACAGTTGCTAGTTGTATGTACTGGGGCTGCCTCAAAAAATAGTATAAAAACTTTTTGTCAATAACAGAAGTAGGTAAAATTGGTAATATGTCAGTGCTACAAATACCAGAAAAGTTAGGACAAGCAATCTTTTTTAGGTACGGGCGCAGTTTTCCGTACAGCAAATGACTGTCAGAAAAAGCAAACTTACTACTAGCAAGATCGCCAGTTTGCACTCTTCTAACTTTAACAAATTGACCTTCTCCTGTAATATGCTCTAGTCCAACATATTTGGTTCCAGATTTAATTTTGCTTGCTTGGACTGACGAGCGATCTATTTTCACTATTTCCCCTAACTTTCTCGTTTTCCATCTACTACTCATCCCACCAATTCCTCCCAACAGGATAGGAGCGATCGCTCTTGACAATCCTTAATCGCCACCACATGATTCTGGTAAAAAAATTCAGTTTTAATTAAGTTCATTAGCCTTTACCTAACAACTCTTCTAATTCATCCAAATCTGCATTAATCTCATCTTCCAACTGGCGCAACTTCCCTAAAATAACCTTTGGATGTTCGTATTCCACTTCCTCATATTCCACCTCCTTATACCGATTAATCGACAAATCATAACCATTCTCCTCAATCTCCTGTTTAGGCACAAAAAACGCCTTACCCCCTCGGTCTTCATCCTGCTGATAATTTCGCTTTTTCCACCGTTGCAAAACATCCGGGATATCGTTCTCTTCTATGTCCTGCCGCTTATCATCCAACGAAAACCCATCCGCCTGCATATCGTAAAACCAAACAAAATCCGTACCTCCTGCCCCAGTTTTTGTAAAAATTAAAATAGCAGTCGAAACCCCCGCATAAGGCTTAAAAACCCCCGAAGGCATAGAAATCACCCCATCTAACTTATGCTCTTCCACCAACTTTTTTCTAATCCCTTTGTGCGCCCGCGACGCACCAAACAAAACCCCATCAGGAACGATAACCGCCGCCCTACCGCCTTTTTTTAACAACCGCAAAAATAGCGCTAAAAACAACAATTCGGTCTTAGTCGTACTAACAACCTTAGTTAAATCCTTAGCAATACTCGACTTTTCCACCGAACCCTTAAACGGCGGATTGGCTAATACCAAAGTAAACCTATCCTCAACCCCCGCGTGGTCTTCCGATAAAGCATCCCTCGCCTCAATCTTCGGGTCTTCCAGACCATGCTGCATCAAGTTCATGCTGCCAATGCGTAACATCGTGCCATCAAAATCGAACCCGTGGAACATCTGCCGATTAAAATGCTCCCGGTTCCCTGGAGCGTTCAACACGAACCCATTGCTGTCCTCCAGTTTCTCCAGATATTCGGCCACCGCTACCAAAAACCCCGCCGTCCCACAAGCCGGGTCACAAATGATATCGCGGGGCCCCGGTTCCATCAACTCCACCATCATCTTGATGATGTGGCGCGGCGTTCTAAACTGGCCATTTTGCCCCGCCGTAGTCAACTTCGAGAGCATATACTCGTACAAGTCCCCTTTTGTGTCGGCGCTGCTCGTCGGTAACTTGTCTATCTGTGCCACCACATTCGCCAAAAACGCCGCACTGGAAATTAAAAAGACGGCATCCTTCATATGTTTGGCGTAGGCACGACTGCCATCACTCCCACCCAACTCCTTAATAAAAGGAAAAGCCCCATCTCTGACGGCTTTTAACATTTCCTCCGGTGGGAGTTCCTTGAAATGCGACCAGCGACAATTCTCTTGGTTTTCCCCAAAGATGATCAGTTTAACCTCTTCTTTCAGTCGCAGCGCTCTCTTCTCGTTAGCCAGTTCCTTCTCGTCCAACTGTTTGATAAACAGCAAGTAGGATATTTGTTCGATGACCGACAGGGGGTTACTGATGCCGTTACTCCAGAACGTATCCCATAGCTTATCGACCTTTGACTTGAGTTCCCCTGTTATCATTTTTTACCCCTTTTCATGCTCAGATTCATAACAATTAAGCGATCGCCTGATACTTCTTCCCTAAAATAACGCTAGATCGTGATACCAAGTAATTTGTGCAAGCACCTCTTGCACGATGGCAAAGTCAGGGTAAGCTTTGGCAAATGCCCGCATGTATTTGGGATATCCGATAATCGGGCTTTTTGAAGAGGCGGCAAATGTTACCCCATCCAAAATAAACTCGAAAAGATACAAGCCGATAGAATTCCCGTAGCATCGGCAAGAAGCCCGGCGGCTAGAGCGTGGCGAATGCGCGTAATACCAACTGCCCCAAAATATACGGCGAGAACATAAAACGTTGTGTCCGTACTCCCCATCATGGTAGAAGCAACAAAGGCACTATAGGAATCCGGCGATCGCTCAATTATCTCGCTCATGATACCAAAAGCACCACCACCAGAAAGGGGACGCAGCAGTGCCATCGGTAAGACTTCCGCAGGCATTCCGATTAAATTAGTCAAGGGACCGAGTAAATTAGAGACGGCTTCCATCGCACCAGAAGCGCGAAACATCCCAATAGCAACCAGAATAGCAACTAAAAAGGGAATAATCCGAATGGCAATATCAAAACCCTGTTTGGCTCCTTCCGTGACGGCTTCATAAACTTTTACCCCTCGCCCGACTCCGTAAGTAATAATGAGGAGGATCAAAATCGGCATTAGCCAATGAGAAATGAAATCTTGGTTAAAGAAATCCCCTAGGGTGTCGCTGCGAATCACCCCATAGATCAGTGTCCCACTAAACCCAAGGATAAATAACCAAGCAATCATTTGAGACGCTCTACCTGTGGGATAGAGCAGGTGAGAATAATCTGCTTCTTCAACTTCTTCCACTCGATTATCGCTGCTTTCTATCTCTAATTCCTCTGGGGACGGCTCTGTGATAGACTCAACCTCCTGGAAGCTAGAATCTCTTCTACCCAACCAAGACGCAACCGAAATCCCGACAACCGTAGAACAAAGGGTGGCTAATAACGTAGGCAGGAAAATCGCTGCCGGATTAGTACTATTGGCGGCTACTCTGACTCCAATGACTCCCAAGGGAAACAACACAACGCTAGAGGTATTAATTGCCAGAAACAAGCACATGGCGTTCGTGGCAGTCCCTTTGAGGGGATTAAGCTTATTGAGTTCAACCATTGCCTTGATGCCAAAGGGAGTTGCTGCATTTCCCAATCCGAGCATATTAGCAGAAATATTGAGGATCATTGCCCCCATGGCTGGATGGGTGGGGGGTACATCCGGAAACAGCTTAACCATCAAGGGCTTCAGGAGATTCGCCAGAGTGTACATCAGTCCCCCTGCTTCGAGTACCCGTACTAAACCGAGCCAAAGTGCCATCACACCAATTAAATCAATGGCTAGATTGACTGCGGTTTTGGCGGAGTCGAAACTGGCATTCGTCACCTCTTCCATTTTGCCTGTATAACCAGCAAAGAGAATGGCGACAGCAATGAAGCCGACAAAAACAATATTTATGGCACTGGGTTTTCCTGACGGTTGATCTGCTTGAGACATTTAAAGAGGGATATCGGGTTGAGTGTTTATAACGTCGATGACTTTCTTCAGTTCCTTTCCCGCTTGAGCATTACCTGGGCGATCGCGATCCCTATAATCGCTAAAAACGCCATAAAGTAAAACACATAATTATATGTGCCAAATAGATCTCGAATGCGGCCGGTCACTAGGGTTCCAATCAAAGCACCAACACCATAGGCTGTGAACACAATACCGTAGTTTTGAGCATATTGATCGGGGTTAAAAAAGCACAATGTAATCGTTGGAGCCATGGCCAGCCAGCCCCCAAGACAGAACCAAAACAGGCAGAAGGCAATCAGATAGGTCGCCACTTGTCCCGTTTGAGCATTCGCCATTAACAGACAACCGATTAAGATCAGCACATAGGACAAAATGGCAATGTAGTGAGGCTTAAAGCGATCGCTCAACCAACCAAACAACGGACGACTTGCCCCATTGAAGAGCGCAAATAAGGCAACACTGCTTGCAGCGACAGTGGGATTAATCTTAATGATTTCCTGCCCAACTGGGCTAGAAATGCCGATCGCACTCAAACCAACGATGGTTCCAATGGCGTAACAAATCCACAGTCCATAAAACGATCGACTCTTGAGCAAGTTCCCAGAATAGGCTGAAACAACGCTTGATTGGGACGAAACGCTATTTTGCTGAGGATGCCAGCCCTTAGGAGGTAACTTCAAAGTGAAGGCAATGGCGAGAATAATGGCTGTAAAGGCGATACCGAGAATGCGTAACGTGGGTCGAACCGTATAGGTATCGATTAAGGAGTTGGCTAAGGGAGCAGTGATCAGGGGCGAAAGTCCAAATCCGACGATGGTTAACCCCAAAGCCAACCCTTTTTTATCAGGAAACCAGCGAGAGACCACAACCATCGGGACACCATAGGCAATACCAATCCCTGTTCCAGCAATTACCCCATAGGTGAAGATAAGTATTCCAATATCAGTCGCCAAGCTGGAAAGAATATAGCCTAAGCCTACAATAATCCCCCCGATCGCCGTCATGACACGCACCCCAATCCGAGTAATATAAAAACCCGCGATCGGCATCGATATGGCATAGGAAACCAAAACAAATGTGAAGGGCAATAGGCTTTGAGTTGCACTAATTCCCAACTCATTTTCTAAAGGGGTTCTAAAAATACTCCAGGAATAGACACTACCCAAGCACAGCAGGATAATCATCCCGAAAGGAATGAAAAGCCATCTGCCCCGATCTGCGGGTATTCCCAAGATATTGAGTTTTGGCTCATAATTCGTGGTTATATTCATACGCTTTGACTTCTCCAAGGATGAAGAGTTTAAATCAGGTGAGCAAGGAAAGTTCAGCAACAAACCTGCTGGTAGATTACACACTTTAGCGATCGCAAATTTTATCGGGGACAGTGTTGAATCTGCTATGAACCAAAATACTCCAAAACGCTGAACGGGACTATTAAAATATCCCAAAATTCTGGGTTCGGTCTATATTTAAGCCAAACCAGTCTCCCTGAGAAGGCTCGTTTTCAGTTAAAATAAAAGGTTAATCTAGCTCATCTTAAGGGTAGGGGATAGCTGAGATTGTCTTGTTGCTCTCCTCCACACGCTCTGATTAATGACCTGAAGATTGGAATCTCAGGAACTAAGGCACCCAGCCATTCACCGCTTAAGGTGAGGATATGGAATCTTTTTCTATGAAATCTTTTTCTAGCCATAGTTTACGCTTTCAGCTTACGGTCTTGGTTTTGTTAGCTGCGATCCCCGGTTTATTGGCGATATCGTGGTTAACCCGTTCTATGGCAACAGCATGGATGCGTCAG
It encodes:
- a CDS encoding Crp/Fnr family transcriptional regulator, with protein sequence MKYQEFQAFNHLKATQVKDFLKVGKQGTIAAGKRILKQNVLCRQIIFLLEGEVQVSLETAKGEHLLSTLQAPTVLGEISFFSGEPSSAHVTTLTQVKVIVIDFDVLHQQVVDGDRVTSLILLNMSEAMAKRASAMTRQLSEIYAKQQEMETQVSEVQQARTAMFGEWSFI
- a CDS encoding chromophore lyase CpcT/CpeT, coding for MTHSTDIATFARWMAADFSNQEQAFENPPFFAHIRVCMRPLPFNLMGNISLYLEQAYHLDVTQPYRTRVLNFVLKDNQIEVENHKVLHEEEFYGASRHPERLQNLTADRIEKLPGCTFQVGWTGKSFKAKVEPGKGCVVVRNGKTTYLDSEFEVSPSGLISLDRGRDLETGERVWGSIAGPFEFVRWENFAHEVQSQ
- a CDS encoding DEAD/DEAH box helicase family protein, coding for MTSNFDFLQTHYPQLHQSASQTEQLINSAPRASCFYARYTLEQAVIWLYQNDPYLQPPNSDNLGALIHEQTFKDNLTPGLFPKIRIILKIGNAAAHHTTPLTSKDARRLAEELYHFLYWLTRYYTPDGRNLPALNFNPDLIPEAATSDLTLEQVQQLESDLSQSQEMQRLAESRQQQTAAELEAAKAELARLKQENRKKSDRHDYNEADTRTYLIDVLLKEAGWPIHLSESTEYRVQGMPNESGQGRVDYVYWGDNGKPLAIVEAKRSRKSPQEGQHQAKLYADCLENEYNQRPIIFYSNGYEHWIWDDRTYPPRPIQGFLKKDELDRLIFRRTHSQPLDGLTPDSNIVNRCYQKEAIRRIGQRFDSRQRKALLVMATGTGKTRTAIALVDVLTRASWIKRVLFLADRTALLNQAQRAFKKHLPNPITANLIKNEDPETANLVLSTYPTISNRINQTEGEQRSFGPGYFDLVIVDEAHRSIYRKYRQIFTYFDSLLLGLTATPRDEVERDTYQVFDLEPGLPTFAYELANAIKDGHLVPPKGIDVPFKFMRSGIKYADLSPEEQKEYEEKFGDEDTGEIPDKVNATALNTWLFNQDTVDKTLKLLMEKGLKTEGGDRLGKTIIFARNHQHAEFIAARFNFNYPHYKGEFCQVIDSKNPYAQNLLDDFSEPDKQPTIAVSVDMLDTGVDVPEIVNLVFFKPVYSRIKFNQMIGRGTRLCPELFGPGLDKQEFLVFDLCGNFDYFSQDIAASNAKITESLSAHLFKKRLELSQSVTSALQDSLFNQLHQKVASMPKDNFLVRPHLEKVEEFSQRSRWNHLTEDDREAISQSLASLPDSLPAENHLTKRFDLLCVKLQLAILNQTRDFELLRDKVRDFGNNLEQKANIPMVAQKLELITEMQQEEWWRDATPESIESLHRDLRELLKFVDRSTQEIVYTDFTDELGELRDAEVPTATPAFSREQYRKKVETYIRNNENHVAVAKLKRNLPLTNEDLTELEKMLFSSDAIENRDKFEEVYGEKMSLKRLVRQIVGLDRKAAKEAFSKYLDTHDFSANQIRFIENIIDYLTQNGVMPPGLLYEVPFTNWHSQGLDGVFGDSDASSIIEILNELNTRAG
- a CDS encoding restriction endonuclease subunit S: MSSRWKTRKLGEIVKIDRSSVQASKIKSGTKYVGLEHITGEGQFVKVRRVQTGDLASSKFAFSDSHLLYGKLRPYLKKIACPNFSGICSTDILPILPTSVIDKKFLYYFLRQPQYIQLATVKATGVNLPRVSPQTLTEFLISFPPIEEQRRIAAILDKADEIRRKRQEAIALTDELLRSTFLEMFGNPVTNPMGWEIINLKKVIRDRPSNGIFKKNQEYGGKVPVIWVKELFSGYTIDCNSSRTLNPTDEEVRKFGLKKGDILFCRSSLKLEGVGYNNVFDKEDYSALFECHIIRISPDPSKINSIFLNYFLRLPASRKRLISMANTVTMSTISQDVVMRISVLLPPKRLQDEFESILRRVTSTQENLLVYSNQSNNLFNSLLQKAFKGEL
- a CDS encoding type I restriction-modification system subunit M, producing the protein MITGELKSKVDKLWDTFWSNGISNPLSVIEQISYLLFIKQLDEKELANEKRALRLKEEVKLIIFGENQENCRWSHFKELPPEEMLKAVRDGAFPFIKELGGSDGSRAYAKHMKDAVFLISSAAFLANVVAQIDKLPTSSADTKGDLYEYMLSKLTTAGQNGQFRTPRHIIKMMVELMEPGPRDIICDPACGTAGFLVAVAEYLEKLEDSNGFVLNAPGNREHFNRQMFHGFDFDGTMLRIGSMNLMQHGLEDPKIEARDALSEDHAGVEDRFTLVLANPPFKGSVEKSSIAKDLTKVVSTTKTELLFLALFLRLLKKGGRAAVIVPDGVLFGASRAHKGIRKKLVEEHKLDGVISMPSGVFKPYAGVSTAILIFTKTGAGGTDFVWFYDMQADGFSLDDKRQDIEENDIPDVLQRWKKRNYQQDEDRGGKAFFVPKQEIEENGYDLSINRYKEVEYEEVEYEHPKVILGKLRQLEDEINADLDELEELLGKG
- a CDS encoding nucleoside recognition domain-containing protein, with protein sequence MSQADQPSGKPSAINIVFVGFIAVAILFAGYTGKMEEVTNASFDSAKTAVNLAIDLIGVMALWLGLVRVLEAGGLMYTLANLLKPLMVKLFPDVPPTHPAMGAMILNISANMLGLGNAATPFGIKAMVELNKLNPLKGTATNAMCLFLAINTSSVVLFPLGVIGVRVAANSTNPAAIFLPTLLATLCSTVVGISVASWLGRRDSSFQEVESITEPSPEELEIESSDNRVEEVEEADYSHLLYPTGRASQMIAWLFILGFSGTLIYGVIRSDTLGDFFNQDFISHWLMPILILLIITYGVGRGVKVYEAVTEGAKQGFDIAIRIIPFLVAILVAIGMFRASGAMEAVSNLLGPLTNLIGMPAEVLPMALLRPLSGGGAFGIMSEIIERSPDSYSAFVASTMMGSTDTTFYVLAVYFGAVGITRIRHALAAGLLADATGILSACIFSSLFWMG
- a CDS encoding L-lactate MFS transporter, whose protein sequence is MNITTNYEPKLNILGIPADRGRWLFIPFGMIILLCLGSVYSWSIFRTPLENELGISATQSLLPFTFVLVSYAISMPIAGFYITRIGVRVMTAIGGIIVGLGYILSSLATDIGILIFTYGVIAGTGIGIAYGVPMVVVSRWFPDKKGLALGLTIVGFGLSPLITAPLANSLIDTYTVRPTLRILGIAFTAIILAIAFTLKLPPKGWHPQQNSVSSQSSVVSAYSGNLLKSRSFYGLWICYAIGTIVGLSAIGISSPVGQEIIKINPTVAASSVALFALFNGASRPLFGWLSDRFKPHYIAILSYVLILIGCLLMANAQTGQVATYLIAFCLFWFCLGGWLAMAPTITLCFFNPDQYAQNYGIVFTAYGVGALIGTLVTGRIRDLFGTYNYVFYFMAFLAIIGIAIAQVMLKRERN